Proteins encoded by one window of Chryseobacterium sp. POL2:
- a CDS encoding tyrosine-type recombinase/integrase, translating into METNIINQFPMLGVLNNRNIIWLGDKVSYEILNIIRDKFNIKLELESGINYLEDSEYARFLLGLDSQFKGRKFISKIHFDNLSEFYRYLDSLVLKGFSTSTIKTYCGEFAQLLNIIGDFSVKKLSEDKLRSYFLYCHMELNLSENQIHSRMNAVKFYFEKVLGRDKFFVDIPRPKKAQILPKALNEKDISKLIDVTTNVKHQLILKLCYGMGLRVSEIVNIKIQDIDGVKLKVLIERAKGKKDRYVNLPKSILKELRDYYKEYRPQYYLFEGEPGQQYSKRSAQAVFKQAMKKANISKKVGIHSLRHSYATHLLEYGTDISLIQKLLGHNSIKTTLIYTEVTDKNIANVVSPLDRLNKNKF; encoded by the coding sequence ATGGAAACTAATATTATTAATCAATTTCCTATGCTAGGCGTCTTAAATAATCGGAATATTATTTGGCTTGGAGATAAGGTTTCTTATGAAATTTTAAATATCATACGGGATAAGTTCAACATTAAGCTAGAGCTAGAAAGCGGAATTAATTATTTAGAAGATTCTGAATATGCTCGTTTTCTTCTCGGTCTTGATAGTCAATTTAAAGGGCGGAAATTTATTTCTAAAATACACTTTGACAATCTATCAGAATTCTACCGATACCTTGATTCTTTAGTATTAAAAGGATTTTCTACGAGTACTATTAAAACTTATTGTGGCGAGTTTGCCCAACTTCTAAATATTATTGGCGATTTTTCTGTGAAAAAACTTTCCGAAGACAAATTGAGAAGCTATTTCCTATATTGTCATATGGAATTGAATTTATCAGAAAACCAGATTCACAGTCGGATGAATGCTGTTAAGTTTTATTTTGAAAAGGTTTTGGGTAGAGATAAATTTTTTGTAGATATTCCGCGGCCAAAAAAGGCTCAGATTTTACCTAAAGCTTTGAATGAGAAAGATATCTCGAAATTGATAGATGTTACCACAAATGTAAAACATCAACTTATTTTGAAACTTTGTTATGGCATGGGACTTCGAGTAAGTGAAATTGTTAATATCAAAATTCAGGATATTGATGGAGTTAAGCTTAAAGTTCTTATCGAAAGAGCGAAAGGTAAGAAAGACCGCTATGTTAATCTTCCGAAAAGTATTTTGAAAGAATTAAGAGATTATTATAAAGAATACCGCCCTCAATATTATCTTTTTGAAGGAGAACCTGGACAACAATATTCTAAACGCAGTGCACAAGCAGTTTTCAAACAAGCTATGAAAAAAGCGAACATCAGCAAGAAAGTTGGTATCCATAGTCTGCGACACAGTTATGCAACCCATTTGTTAGAATACGGAACCGATATTTCTTTAATCCAAAAATTATTAGGCCATAATAGTATAAAAACAACCTTAATCTATACAGAAGTTACGGATAAGAATATTGCTAATGTTGTGTCACCTTTAGATCGATTAAATAAAAATAAATTTTAA